From Pseudoalteromonas sp. R3, one genomic window encodes:
- a CDS encoding HesA/MoeB/ThiF family protein, translating to MSTELSDKERLRYSRHLLLNEVSEAGQLRLKQARVAVVGCGGLGSPALFYLAASGVGQLTFCDDDAVELSNLQRQILYKVSHIGQPKAKAASKVLASLNNQISLVPRPVKLDSSNIDSILQDSDWILDCSDNFATRYLLNQYCVQHRKVLISGAALGTQGQFMTFDFRASSPCYHCIFPQSSAQPVLNCQNAGVVSPLLGIIGSMQAMKAVSLIISDSPDKHSEMMVVDALSLQQRQFTLERDAACDVCG from the coding sequence ATGAGTACAGAGCTCAGTGACAAAGAGCGGTTGAGGTACAGCCGCCATCTACTGCTCAATGAGGTGTCGGAAGCCGGTCAGCTGCGCCTTAAACAAGCACGGGTGGCCGTGGTGGGCTGTGGGGGGCTGGGTAGCCCTGCGCTGTTTTACCTGGCGGCAAGCGGAGTCGGGCAGCTGACTTTTTGTGATGATGATGCGGTTGAACTGTCTAATTTGCAAAGGCAAATTTTGTATAAGGTCAGTCATATTGGCCAGCCAAAAGCGAAAGCCGCGAGTAAGGTTTTAGCGAGCCTGAACAACCAAATCTCACTTGTTCCTCGGCCTGTGAAGCTCGACAGCAGCAATATAGACAGCATATTGCAAGACAGTGACTGGATCCTGGATTGCAGTGATAACTTCGCCACGCGATATTTGCTCAATCAGTATTGCGTACAACACCGTAAGGTCCTGATCTCCGGGGCTGCGCTGGGCACTCAGGGCCAGTTTATGACCTTTGATTTCAGAGCGTCCTCGCCCTGTTATCACTGCATTTTTCCACAGTCTTCGGCGCAACCGGTATTGAATTGTCAGAACGCAGGTGTGGTGAGTCCGTTACTTGGCATAATCGGCTCTATGCAGGCGATGAAAGCAGTCAGTTTAATTATCTCTGATTCACCTGATAAACACAGTGAAATGATGGTGGTTGATGCTTTGAGCTTGCAGCAAAGGCAGTTTACGCTGGAAAGGGATGCGGCATGTGATGTGTGTGGCTAA
- the asd gene encoding archaetidylserine decarboxylase (Phosphatidylserine decarboxylase is synthesized as a single chain precursor. Generation of the pyruvoyl active site from a Ser is coupled to cleavage of a Gly-Ser bond between the larger (beta) and smaller (alpha chains). It is an integral membrane protein.) — protein MNLDKLKIALQYALPKHAVSRLVGKLAAAEAGALTTTLIKLFIKQYKIDMSEALHEDPAHYKTFNEFFTRPLKPGIRPLAEEASIVAHPVDGAISQLGNVVDGQIIQAKGHDYSLQTLLGGKESDVAPYLGGKFATIYLAPKDYHRIHMPLDGTLKKMIYVPGDLFSVNPLTAQNVPNLFARNERVVAIFDTEIGPLAMVLVGATIVASIETIWAGTVTPPAGKDVFSWDYPAEGDNAVKLKKGDEMGRFKLGSTVILAWGEDKADFLANQLPETVTRMGTPFATIRD, from the coding sequence GTGAACTTGGATAAACTTAAGATTGCCCTGCAATATGCTTTACCCAAACATGCCGTATCACGTTTGGTGGGAAAACTGGCCGCAGCTGAGGCGGGTGCACTGACGACCACCTTAATTAAATTGTTTATCAAACAGTACAAGATAGACATGAGTGAAGCCCTGCATGAAGATCCAGCTCACTATAAAACCTTTAACGAATTCTTTACCCGTCCGCTGAAGCCGGGGATCCGCCCACTTGCAGAAGAAGCCAGCATTGTGGCTCACCCGGTCGACGGTGCCATCAGCCAGTTAGGTAACGTAGTCGATGGTCAGATCATTCAGGCCAAAGGCCATGACTACAGCCTGCAAACCCTACTGGGGGGCAAAGAGTCGGACGTAGCGCCGTACCTTGGCGGCAAGTTTGCCACCATTTATCTGGCGCCCAAAGATTATCACCGCATTCATATGCCCCTTGATGGTACGCTGAAAAAGATGATCTACGTACCTGGCGATCTGTTCTCGGTAAACCCGCTTACGGCGCAAAACGTCCCCAACCTGTTTGCACGTAACGAGCGGGTTGTCGCTATCTTTGACACTGAGATAGGACCACTGGCTATGGTACTGGTGGGCGCCACCATAGTGGCCAGTATCGAAACTATCTGGGCCGGCACTGTCACGCCACCAGCCGGTAAAGACGTCTTCAGCTGGGATTACCCGGCAGAGGGTGACAACGCCGTCAAACTGAAAAAAGGCGACGAAATGGGCCGCTTTAAGCTAGGCTCGACGGTTATTCTGGCCTGGGGAGAAGACAAGGCCGACTTCCTGGCCAACCAATTACCAGAAACCGTTACCCGTATGGGTACCCCATTTGCGACCATCCGCGACTAA
- the rsgA gene encoding small ribosomal subunit biogenesis GTPase RsgA — translation MAKRKKLSKGQSRRISANHQKRLHKAKQQSDTQVTWQTDNLGPTEPAVVISRFGQHADVECENGDVLRCNIRRTVTSIVCGDEVIFRRAKVSEGDLAGVIEAVEPRRSQLTRPDFYDGVKVVAANIDQILMVSAVVPEFTPQIIDRYLVACEDMGIEPILLLNKIDLLDDEGLDYVDEVLDIYRELGYRVLLVSNKTGEGIDELKSLLTDKNNIFVGQSGVGKSTLVNTVLPDAAILTQEVSENSGLGQHTTTVSKLHHLPSGGNLIDSPGIREFGLWHLEVERVTWCFKEFREFIGGCRFRDCKHLNDPGCLILEAVDEGKISELRFDSYHRILESMADGRAGARAPRV, via the coding sequence ATGGCAAAACGCAAAAAACTCAGTAAGGGCCAGTCCAGACGGATCAGTGCCAACCATCAAAAACGCTTGCATAAAGCGAAACAACAATCCGACACTCAGGTGACTTGGCAAACCGATAACCTGGGCCCCACAGAACCCGCGGTGGTGATCAGTCGCTTTGGCCAGCATGCCGATGTCGAGTGCGAAAATGGCGACGTGCTGCGCTGTAATATTCGCCGTACTGTCACCAGCATAGTATGTGGCGACGAAGTGATTTTTCGCCGTGCCAAAGTCAGCGAAGGCGACCTGGCCGGCGTGATAGAAGCCGTCGAGCCTCGCCGCTCTCAGCTCACCCGCCCGGATTTTTACGACGGCGTAAAAGTGGTGGCAGCCAATATTGACCAAATTTTAATGGTGTCCGCTGTAGTGCCTGAATTCACCCCGCAGATCATTGATCGCTATCTGGTCGCCTGTGAAGACATGGGTATTGAGCCAATTCTGTTGCTTAATAAAATCGATCTGCTCGATGACGAAGGCCTCGACTATGTCGATGAAGTGCTGGATATCTATCGCGAACTAGGCTATCGCGTCCTGCTGGTGAGTAACAAGACTGGCGAAGGAATTGATGAGCTCAAATCCCTGCTGACAGACAAAAACAACATCTTTGTCGGCCAATCCGGGGTGGGTAAATCCACTCTAGTGAATACCGTCCTGCCCGATGCCGCCATTCTGACTCAGGAAGTGTCTGAGAACAGTGGCCTGGGTCAGCACACCACCACGGTTTCTAAACTGCATCACCTGCCCAGTGGCGGTAACCTGATAGACAGTCCGGGGATCCGTGAATTCGGTCTGTGGCACCTCGAAGTAGAGCGGGTAACCTGGTGTTTTAAAGAATTTCGTGAATTTATCGGCGGCTGCCGTTTTCGTGACTGCAAACACCTCAACGATCCGGGCTGTCTGATCCTGGAAGCCGTAGATGAGGGCAAGATAAGCGAACTGCGCTTTGACAGCTATCACCGTATTCTGGAGTCAATGGCGGATGGCCGCGCAGGTGCGCGCGCGCCAAGAGTTTGA
- the orn gene encoding oligoribonuclease, translating to MSFHESNLIWLDLEMTGLEPKTDRILEIATVITDCDLNVLAEGPVIAIHQSDDLLDNMDEWCTNQHGRSGLTARCKASTHSESDAIKQTLDFLKQWVPPGKSPMCGNSIGQDRRFLNKYMPELEEYFHYRNLDVSTIKELARRWKPELLNGIHKKSSHLALDDIKDSIMELKVYQQKFFNL from the coding sequence ATGTCTTTTCATGAATCAAACCTGATCTGGCTCGACTTAGAAATGACGGGTCTGGAACCTAAAACAGATAGGATCCTCGAAATTGCCACTGTGATCACCGACTGTGATCTGAATGTACTGGCCGAGGGACCTGTAATTGCTATCCATCAAAGTGATGACTTACTTGATAATATGGATGAGTGGTGTACAAACCAGCATGGCCGTTCCGGTCTGACTGCGCGTTGTAAGGCCAGCACTCACTCTGAATCTGATGCAATCAAACAAACATTAGACTTCCTGAAACAATGGGTACCGCCGGGTAAATCGCCTATGTGTGGTAATTCAATTGGCCAGGATCGTCGCTTCCTCAACAAATACATGCCTGAGCTGGAAGAATATTTCCACTACCGCAACCTGGACGTCAGCACAATTAAAGAGCTGGCACGTCGTTGGAAGCCTGAGCTGTTAAATGGGATCCACAAAAAGAGCTCTCATCTGGCTCTGGACGACATCAAAGACTCCATTATGGAGTTGAAGGTTTACCAGCAAAAATTCTTCAATCTTTAA